Proteins encoded within one genomic window of Kineococcus rhizosphaerae:
- a CDS encoding BRCT domain-containing protein — protein sequence MTLRAGQLVAFSGHFLAPRPDLVARAERAGLRVEPTVTERTDVLVANDAGSGSAAVRAALALGVPIVDEYAFEDALRPAPVG from the coding sequence ATGACGCTGCGTGCCGGTCAGCTCGTCGCCTTCAGCGGCCACTTCCTCGCCCCGCGGCCCGACCTCGTCGCCCGCGCCGAGCGGGCCGGCCTGCGCGTCGAGCCCACCGTCACCGAGCGCACCGACGTGCTGGTCGCCAACGACGCCGGGTCCGGCTCGGCGGCCGTGCGGGCCGCCCTCGCGCTGGGTGTCCCGATCGTCGACGAGTACGCCTTCGAGGACGCGCTGCGCCCCGCGCCCGTCGGGTAG